One window of Nymphaea colorata isolate Beijing-Zhang1983 chromosome 1, ASM883128v2, whole genome shotgun sequence genomic DNA carries:
- the LOC116265770 gene encoding uncharacterized protein LOC116265770, with protein sequence MTALSSAVIAIPPPSCSLRSPRDRHSVRCCSSATPLRDHPFVPKVAEAIDALYEEFRAVDSLVAHNTSRVLKAYQNARVASHHFAGCTGYGHDEAGGREALDKAFAEIFGAESAIVRSQFFSGTHAISCALFSVLRPGDELLAVAGAPYDTLEEVIGIRNNGLGCLKDFGISYREVPLAEDGGLDWDTLSISLKPQTRCAFIQRSCGYTWRRCLSIREIQRAIMMIKKQNPECVVMVDDCYGEFVEVLEPPMVGADLIAGSLIKNPGGTIAPCGGYVAGRKSWVEAAAARLSAPGLGMDCGATPGDIMRALFQGLFLAPQMVGEAIKGSLLIAEVMASMGYKVQPLPRVARHDTVQAVQLGSRERLLAFCDAVQRSCPVGSYVKPISGTTPGYASEVVFAHGTFIDGSTSELSCDGPLREPYAVFCQGGTHWTQWALVLGEVIRSL encoded by the exons ATGACGGCTCTCTCTAGCGCCGTTATTGCAATTCCTCCTCCATCTTGCTCTCTCAGATCCCCCAGAGACCGACATTCCGTTCGCTGCTGCTCTTCTGCAACTCCACTTCGCGATCATCCTTTTGTTCCCAAG GTCGCAGAGGCAATAGATGCTCTGTATGAAGAGTTTAGAGCGGTGGACAGCCTGGTAGCTCATAATACAAGCCGGGTTCTTAAGGCCTATCAAAACGCTAGGGTTGCGTCTCAC CATTTTGCTGGGTGCACAGGTTATGGTCACGATGAAGCTGGGGGCCGTGAAGCACTAGATAAAGCTTTTGCAGAAATTTTTGGTGCAGAGTCAGCAATAGTTCGCTCTCAG TTTTTCTCTGGCACTCATGCTATATCCTGTGCACTGTTTTCTGTTTTAAGACCTGGCGATGAG CTTCTTGCAGTTGCTGGTGCCCCTTATGATACATTGGAGGAAGTCATCGGAATCAGGAATAATGGACTTGGGTGTCTGAAGGACTTTGGAATTTCCTATCGAGAAGTTCCT CTTGCAGAGGATGGTGGCCTTGATTGGGACACACTTTCTATCTCCTTGAAACCTCAGACAAGATGTGCTTTCATACAGAGGTCATGTGGCTATACATGGCGTCGTTGTTTGAGTATACGGGAGATTCAGCGAGCCATCATGATGATCAAG AAGCAAAATCCTGAATGTGTGGTCATGGTGGATGATTGTTATGGTGAATTTGTAGAAGTTTTGGAGCCTCCAATGGTG GGTGCAGATTTAATTGCTGGCAGTTTGATAAAGAACCCTGGTGGTACAATTGCACCATGTGGTGGATATGTTGCAGGTAGAAAAAGCTGGGTGGAAGCTGCTGCGGCTCGTCTTTCTGCACCAGGTTTAGGTATGGATTGTGGAGCAACCCCTGGTGACATTATGCGGGCACTGTTTCAGGGGTTGTTTCTTGCACCCCAGATGGTTGGGGAAGCAATTAAG GGAAGCCTCCTCATTGCCGAGGTCATGGCATCCATGGGTTATAAGGTTCAACCACTTCCTCGTGTAGCTCGTCATGATACAGTACAG GCAGTGCAACTGGGGAGTAGAGAACGACTCTTAGCATTTTGTGATGCTGTTCAAAGAAGCTGTCCAGTAGGTTCATATGTCAAACCCATTTCTGGTACAACTCCTGGTTATGCATCTGAG GTGGTGTTTGCACATGGAACATTTATTGATGGAAGCACAAGTGAGCTTTCATGTGATGGACCACTTAGGGAGCCTTATGCTGTCTTTTGTCAG GGAGGCACTCATTGGACTCAGTGGGCGCTTGTTCTCGGTGAAGTAATAAGGTCTTTGTAG
- the LOC116260855 gene encoding beta-glucuronosyltransferase GlcAT14B: protein MSGKEIRKVGGHHSVKAFGDRRWLVPFTATSMITIVLFLVAVLELFSDPDGGNSLSLDLVTFNRREDYSGYFVEPELVKPLSTRRAFEAPRIAYLVSGTKGDGQRMKRILQAIYHPRNQYVVHLDLEAPPRERLELTMFVKGEAVFQEVENVHMIATSNLVTYKGPTMIACTLHAIAVLLKEGKEWDWFINLSASDYPLVPQDDLLHALSKMPRDLNFIENTLQNGWKENQRAKPIIVDPGLYLSKKSEVFWTSQHRPLPTAFKLFTGSAWVMLSRSFLEFCIWGWDNLPRTILMYYTNYISSPEGYFHTVICNSKEFCSTTVNHDLHYIAWDNPPKQHPLILSVKNFDLMVKSGAPFARKFAKDDQVLDKIDNDLLGRKNGRFTPGAWCIGSSQDGADPCIVKGRDSEFRVGARSKSVEDLLHGLLSTNASRNGCCHAGVT, encoded by the exons atgagCGGAAAGGAGATCAGGAAAGTTGGTGGGCACCACTCTGTGAAAGCTTTCGGTGATCGCCGATGGCTTGTTCCTTTCACTGCAACCTCGATGATCACGATTGTTCTGTTCTTGGTCGCCGTATTGGAGCTTTTTTCTGATCCGGATGGTGGGAATTCGCTGTCTCTTGATCTCGTAACATTCAACAGAAGAGAGGATTACAGTGGGTATTTCGTCGAGCCTGAACTAGTTAAGCCATTGTCCACGAGACGTGCCTTCGAAGCGCCAAGAATCGCCTATCTTGTCTCTGGAACGAAAGGTGATGGGCAGCGGATGAAGAGGATTTTGCAGGCTATTTACCATCCAAGGAATCAATATGTTGTACATTTGGATCTTGAAGCTCCTCCTAGAGAGCGTCTCGAGCTGACCATGTTTGTTAAGGGAGAAGCCGTGTTTCAGGAAGTGGAGAATGTGCACATGATCGCTACCTCGAACTTGGTGACATACAAGGGGCCTACAATGATTGCTTGCACCCTTCATGCTATAGCAGTTTTGCTGAAGGAGGGCAAGGAGTGGGATTGGTTCATAAATCTTAGCGCTTCAGACTACCCTCTTGTTCCACAAGATG ATCTACTTCATGCTTTGTCTAAGATGCCAAGGGATCTTAACTTCATCGAGAACACACTTCAGAATGGTTGGAAAGA GAATCAGAGAGCAAAACCTATTATTGTTGACCCTGGTCTGTACctctccaaaaaatctgaagtATTTTGGACGTCTCAGCATCGACCTCTGCCAACAGCTTTCAAGTTATTCACTG GATCTGCTTGGGTTATGCTCTCTCGGTCCTTTCTTGAATTTTGTATATGGGGTTGGGACAACCTTCCACGTACAATTCTGATGTACTACACAAACTACATCTCCTCACCAGAAGGTTATTTTCATACTGTCATATGCAACTCAAAGGAGTTCTGCAGTACCACAGTAAACCATGACCTGCATTACATTGCATGGGACAATCCTCCCAAACAACACCCTCTTATCCTGTCGGTCAAGAACTTTGATCTGATGGTAAAAAGTGGTGCACCATTTGCTCGCAAATTTGCTAAAGATGACCAAGTTTTGGATAAGATTGATAATGATCTCTTGGGTCGGAAAAACGGTCGTTTTACACCTGGAGCATGGTGTATTGGAAGTTCACAAGATGGAGCTGATCCTTGCATTGTGAAGGGTCGTGATTCGGAGTTCAGAGTTGGTGCGCGAAGCAAGAGTGTGGAAGATCTGCTTCATGGCCTCTTATCAACAAACGCTAGCAGAAATGGATGTTGTCATGCAGGTGTAACATGA
- the LOC116246478 gene encoding uncharacterized protein LOC116246478 isoform X2 — MEYNALHLGSGLRLRYPLLADASLQKGRGGKGKTAKKMKHSKLAACKLYISEGRNAAALEAIERAAGHHPQATITKKFPDYAYNRTRYTIVSYLIEEDEARVVDSPLRQALFAMAEEAYKTIELGTQCGAHPRVGVVDHISFHPLAQSTLHEVANLAKLVAADIGGRLHVPVLLYEAADPQGRALSSLRRELDYFTPNFMGNQWAGWSLPNVLPISPDEGPQCVDQDKGVVFVGASPWVDNYNIPVLTKDVDLVRTIARRVSARGGGLPGVQALALLHGDKLEIASMFLEPDRIGDKEVQREVELLASEEGLRVEKGYYTDLSKETTTKSYMKLASAD, encoded by the exons ATGGAGTACAA TGCTTTACATTTAGGGAGTGGGCTTCGTCTGCGTTATCCATTACTAGCTGATGCCTCTTTGCAGAAAGGCAGAGGAGGGAAGGGCAAGACAGCAAAG aagatgaagcacTCCAAACTGGCGGCCTGCAAGCTCTATATCTCAGAAGGTAGAAACGCCGCGGCGCTAGAAGCAATTGAGAGGGCTGCCGGCCATCATCCGCAAGCTACCATCACCAAGAAGTTTCCTGATTACGCCTACAATCGAACTCGATACACCATCGTCTCCTACCtgattgaagaagatgaagcccGTGTGGTTGACAGCCCACTAAGGCAAGCTTTGTTTGCCATGGCAGAGGAAGCCTACAAGACCATAGAATTGGGAACACAATGTGGGGCTCATCCACGGGTTGGTGTGGTAGATCACATCAGCTTCCATCCGCTGGCGCAATCCACACTGCATGAAGTGGCCAACCTCGCCAAATTGGTGGCCGCCGACATCGGCGGCAGGCTTCATG TACCAGTGTTACTCTATGAAGCTGCCGATCCACAGGGAAGGGCTCTAAGCTCACTAAGAAGGGAACTGGACTATTTCACACCGAATTTCATGGGCAATCAGTGGGCAGGGTGGTCACTGCCTAATGTGCTCCCCATAAGTCCAGATGAAGGTCCACAGTGTGTGGACCAAGACAAGGGCGTCGTCTTCGTGGGGGCGAGCCCGTGGGTCGACAACTACAACATACCAGTACTAACGAAGGACGTCGATCTTGTTCGCACAATTGCGCGAAGGGTGAGTGCTCGTGGCGGCGGCCTTCCCGGCGTTCAGGCACTTGCGCTACTGCATGGAGATAAGCTGGAGATTGCCTCAATGTTTCTGGAACCAGACAGGATTGGTGACAAAGAAGTGCAGAGGGAGGTTGAACTGCTGGCGAGTGAGGAGGGACTCCGTGTAGAGAAAGGGTATTACACTGATCTTTCCAAGGAAACGACTACCAAGAGCTATATGAAGTTGGCATCCGCTGATTGA
- the LOC116246478 gene encoding uncharacterized protein LOC116246478 isoform X3, protein MKHSKLAACKLYISEGRNAAALEAIERAAGHHPQATITKKFPDYAYNRTRYTIVSYLIEEDEARVVDSPLRQALFAMAEEAYKTIELGTQCGAHPRVGVVDHISFHPLAQSTLHEVANLAKLVAADIGGRLHVPVLLYEAADPQGRALSSLRRELDYFTPNFMGNQWAGWSLPNVLPISPDEGPQCVDQDKGVVFVGASPWVDNYNIPVLTKDVDLVRTIARRVSARGGGLPGVQALALLHGDKLEIASMFLEPDRIGDKEVQREVELLASEEGLRVEKGYYTDLSKETTTKSYMKLASAD, encoded by the exons atgaagcacTCCAAACTGGCGGCCTGCAAGCTCTATATCTCAGAAGGTAGAAACGCCGCGGCGCTAGAAGCAATTGAGAGGGCTGCCGGCCATCATCCGCAAGCTACCATCACCAAGAAGTTTCCTGATTACGCCTACAATCGAACTCGATACACCATCGTCTCCTACCtgattgaagaagatgaagcccGTGTGGTTGACAGCCCACTAAGGCAAGCTTTGTTTGCCATGGCAGAGGAAGCCTACAAGACCATAGAATTGGGAACACAATGTGGGGCTCATCCACGGGTTGGTGTGGTAGATCACATCAGCTTCCATCCGCTGGCGCAATCCACACTGCATGAAGTGGCCAACCTCGCCAAATTGGTGGCCGCCGACATCGGCGGCAGGCTTCATG TACCAGTGTTACTCTATGAAGCTGCCGATCCACAGGGAAGGGCTCTAAGCTCACTAAGAAGGGAACTGGACTATTTCACACCGAATTTCATGGGCAATCAGTGGGCAGGGTGGTCACTGCCTAATGTGCTCCCCATAAGTCCAGATGAAGGTCCACAGTGTGTGGACCAAGACAAGGGCGTCGTCTTCGTGGGGGCGAGCCCGTGGGTCGACAACTACAACATACCAGTACTAACGAAGGACGTCGATCTTGTTCGCACAATTGCGCGAAGGGTGAGTGCTCGTGGCGGCGGCCTTCCCGGCGTTCAGGCACTTGCGCTACTGCATGGAGATAAGCTGGAGATTGCCTCAATGTTTCTGGAACCAGACAGGATTGGTGACAAAGAAGTGCAGAGGGAGGTTGAACTGCTGGCGAGTGAGGAGGGACTCCGTGTAGAGAAAGGGTATTACACTGATCTTTCCAAGGAAACGACTACCAAGAGCTATATGAAGTTGGCATCCGCTGATTGA
- the LOC116246478 gene encoding uncharacterized protein LOC116246478 isoform X1, whose translation MEYNALHLGSGLRLRYPLLADASLQKGRGGKGKTAKKKMKHSKLAACKLYISEGRNAAALEAIERAAGHHPQATITKKFPDYAYNRTRYTIVSYLIEEDEARVVDSPLRQALFAMAEEAYKTIELGTQCGAHPRVGVVDHISFHPLAQSTLHEVANLAKLVAADIGGRLHVPVLLYEAADPQGRALSSLRRELDYFTPNFMGNQWAGWSLPNVLPISPDEGPQCVDQDKGVVFVGASPWVDNYNIPVLTKDVDLVRTIARRVSARGGGLPGVQALALLHGDKLEIASMFLEPDRIGDKEVQREVELLASEEGLRVEKGYYTDLSKETTTKSYMKLASAD comes from the exons ATGGAGTACAA TGCTTTACATTTAGGGAGTGGGCTTCGTCTGCGTTATCCATTACTAGCTGATGCCTCTTTGCAGAAAGGCAGAGGAGGGAAGGGCAAGACAGCAAAG aagaagatgaagcacTCCAAACTGGCGGCCTGCAAGCTCTATATCTCAGAAGGTAGAAACGCCGCGGCGCTAGAAGCAATTGAGAGGGCTGCCGGCCATCATCCGCAAGCTACCATCACCAAGAAGTTTCCTGATTACGCCTACAATCGAACTCGATACACCATCGTCTCCTACCtgattgaagaagatgaagcccGTGTGGTTGACAGCCCACTAAGGCAAGCTTTGTTTGCCATGGCAGAGGAAGCCTACAAGACCATAGAATTGGGAACACAATGTGGGGCTCATCCACGGGTTGGTGTGGTAGATCACATCAGCTTCCATCCGCTGGCGCAATCCACACTGCATGAAGTGGCCAACCTCGCCAAATTGGTGGCCGCCGACATCGGCGGCAGGCTTCATG TACCAGTGTTACTCTATGAAGCTGCCGATCCACAGGGAAGGGCTCTAAGCTCACTAAGAAGGGAACTGGACTATTTCACACCGAATTTCATGGGCAATCAGTGGGCAGGGTGGTCACTGCCTAATGTGCTCCCCATAAGTCCAGATGAAGGTCCACAGTGTGTGGACCAAGACAAGGGCGTCGTCTTCGTGGGGGCGAGCCCGTGGGTCGACAACTACAACATACCAGTACTAACGAAGGACGTCGATCTTGTTCGCACAATTGCGCGAAGGGTGAGTGCTCGTGGCGGCGGCCTTCCCGGCGTTCAGGCACTTGCGCTACTGCATGGAGATAAGCTGGAGATTGCCTCAATGTTTCTGGAACCAGACAGGATTGGTGACAAAGAAGTGCAGAGGGAGGTTGAACTGCTGGCGAGTGAGGAGGGACTCCGTGTAGAGAAAGGGTATTACACTGATCTTTCCAAGGAAACGACTACCAAGAGCTATATGAAGTTGGCATCCGCTGATTGA
- the LOC116252652 gene encoding uncharacterized protein LOC116252652 — MMKQCILACCKIYISESRNARALEAIERAATLHPEAAIVNKFEDSAYNRVGYTLVSDVARDKASAGSAASSPLQQAAYAMVETALKAINLESHSGTHPRLGVVDHVCFHPLGQASIDVAAQLAKNLAANFGGNLQLTTFLYGAAHQEGRPLDHIRRQLGYFKPNSVDNQWVGWAASDSMALKPDEGPIHLDRAKGITLVGATTWVDNYNVPILSTDIAAARRIARQVSGRNGGLPGVQAMALLHGKERLEIACNLLDPSRIGGERVQREVERLAKEEGMSVEMGYFTDLSQEQIVQKFLKLKSVE, encoded by the exons atgatgaagcaATGCATATTGGCCTGTTGCAAGATCTATATTTCGGAGAGCAGAAACGCCAGAGCCTTGGAGGCTATTGAAAGAGCTGCCACACTTCACCCTGAAGCTGCCATTGTTAACAAGTTTGAAGATAGTGCTTACAATCGAGTTGGTTACACGCTCGTTTCTGATGTTGCTCGTGACAAGGCCTCGGCTGGCAGCGCTGCTTCCAGCCCTCTGCAGCAAGCAGCGTATGCAATGGTGGAGACTGCACTGAAGGCCATCAATTTGGAATCACATTCCGGAACTCATCCACGCCTTGGAGTGGTTGATCACGTATGCTTTCATCCTCTGGGGCAGGCTTCCATAGATGTTGCGGCTCAACTTGCTAAAAATCTGGCGGCCAATTTTGGCGGCAACCTCCAAC TAACAACCTTCCTCTACGGAGCAGCTCATCAAGAGGGCAGACCGCTGGACCATATTAGAAGGCAATTAGGTTACTTCAAGCCCAATTCTGTGGACAATCAGTGGGTAGGATGGGCAGCTTCAGATTCTATGGCACTGAAGCCGGATGAGGGTCCTATTCATTTGGATCGTGCAAAGGGCATCACACTTGTTGGTGCAACAACATGGGTCGATAACTACAATGTGCCAATTCTGTCGACAGACATAGCTGCCGCTCGTAGGATTGCACGACAAGTCAGCGGACGAAATGGAGGACTGCCTGGGGTGCAGGCCATGGCACTATTGCATGGCAAGGAGAGGTTGGAGATTGCCTGTAACCTTCTGGATCCCAGCAGAATTGGAGGAGAAAGAGTACAGAGAGAAGTGGAGAGGCTGGCGAAGGAAGAAGGAATGAGTGTAGAGATGGGTTACTTCACTGATCTGTCACAAGAACAGattgttcaaaaatttttgaaactaaagTCAGTGGAGTGA
- the LOC116256464 gene encoding uncharacterized protein LOC116256464 has product MDITQFDPRTLTLLGAGTCVMLSMHFTVQLLSQHLFYWKNPKEQKAIIIIILMAPIYALDSFVGLVDIQGSKPFFTFLDSVKECYEALVIAKFLALMYSYLNISISQNRVPDEIKGREIHHSFPMTLFQPHVVHLDHYTLKLLKYWTWQFVIIRPMFSILMILLQLLGLYTSWVSWTVTIILNISVSLALYSLMVFYHVFAKELAPHRPLSKFLCIKGIVFFCFWQGIVIEILAAVGVIKSHHFWLDVEHIEEAFQNVLVCLEMVVFSLIQQYAYPVAPYSGDMPGRLKSGKKD; this is encoded by the exons ATGGATATAACACAATTTGATCCCAGGACCCTGACTCTTCTGGGGGCAGGAACTTGTGTGATGCTAAGTATGCATTTCACAGTCCAGCTGCTATCACAACATCTCTTTTACTGGAAGAACCCAAAAGAGCAAAAGGCCATTATAATAATCATACTTATGGCCCCCATCTATGCACTTGACTCTTTTGTTGGCCTGGTCGATATTCAAGGAAGTAAACCCTTCTTCACTTTCCTTGATTCAGTTAAGGAATGTTATGAAGCACTG gtgattgcaaaGTTCTTGGCCTTGATGTATAGTTATCTAAACATATCAATTAGTCAAAACAGGGTGCCAGATGAGATCAAAGGAAGAGAAATTCACCACTCATTCCCAATGACCCTCTTTCAG CCACATGTGGTCCATTTGGATCATTATACATTAAAGCTTCTCAAGTACTGGACCTGGCAGTTTGTCATTATCAGACCTATGTTCTCCATTTTGATGATATTGCTACAACTTCTGGGGCTGTACACCAGCTGGGTCAGTTGGACAGTTACAATCATATTGAACATCTCAGTGTCCCTGGCACTTTATTCTTTGATGGTGTTTTATCATGTATTTGCAAAGGAATTGGCACCTCACAGGCCTCTCTCCAAGTTCTTGTGCATCAAAGGGAttgtctttttttgcttttggcaG GGTATCGTAATTGAGATATTGGCTGCCGTGGGTGTCATAAAATCTCACCATTTCTGGCTGGATGTTGAGCATATTGAAGAAGCATTTCAAAACGTTTTGGTATGCCTAGAGATGGTCGTCTTCTCTCTTATCCAGCAGTATGCATATCCTGTTGCTCCTTACAGTGGAGATATGCCCGGAAGACTGAAATCAGGGAAAAAAGACTAA